In the Streptomyces cinnamoneus genome, GTCGAGATGTTGACGAACCACTTCGCCAGCGCGGGCAGGTAGCTCGTGCCGACCTTGCCCAGGGTGGCGATGATGTTCGCGAACGCCCCGGTGCCGGTGGTGGCGATGGTGATCGACCCGGCGAGGTCGGTGAACATCTGGTTCAGCGCCGGGTCGAGCGCGCCCTGGAGGCCAGTGGCCAGGCCGCCGAAGAACCCGCCGATCTGGGTCGCCGTCTGGGCCAGGCCCGCGGTGAACTTCGGCAGGAGGCCGTCGACCAGCTCGCGGATCGGCTTGGCGGCCTGGTCCCACAAGTTCTTGCTGATCGTGTCCTGGAGCCCGGACAGGGCGGACTTGACCTCCGGCAGGACCTTGTTGAAGTCCTTGAAGGCGGCGATCGTGACGCCGATGCCGACCGCCATCCCGCCGAGCAGGCCGGGCAGCAGGAGCGCGGCCGGGCCGATCTGGGCGAGCGACGCACTCAGGGCGGCGAGGTTCGACGCGGCCGACAGGCCCCATCCGGCGAGGCCGGCAATCGCCAGCGCCAGGGAGCCGATGATCGGAACGGACTTGTCCAGGTTCCGGATCATGTTGCCGAGGTCCTCGAAGATGTTCGTGAGCACCCGGGCGCCCGACAGGGCCGCGAGAGCGGCGCCGACCTTGGCGACCGAGGCGTTGTCCAGCTCCGGCAGGATCGGCACCGTGCGGGGCCGGGTGAGGACCTGGAGCCGGGCGGAGATCGCGGCTCCGGTGCCGTTGGCGATGTCGAGCTTGACCTCGACCTTGAGCGGGGAGACCTTGTCCCGCCAGTGCTCAAGGTCGTGTTTGATCTTGTCGAGGTTGCCCTGGTCGAGCTCCAGCTTGACGTCGCCGCTGACCTCGACGTCGTCGGCCCGGAACTTGATCTTCTGGTCGCGAGCGCGGGCCTGGAGGTCGCGGACCGCCTGCTGGATGGCGCGACTCATCCCGGTGGAGTCGATCGTCGTGTAGAAGCGGACCTTGCGCGCGTCGGTCGTCTTGTTCTTGGCGTTGACCTCGCGGATCTGGGTGATCAGATCCCGCTGGAGGCCGGTGGCGTCGATCTTCGCGCCGACGATGACCTTGAGCTGCTTCTCGATCCGGTCGAGCTGCACCTGGGCCTTGGCCCGGAAGTCGTCGGTGTCCGGGAGGACCTTGACCGAGACTCGGCCGATCACCTGCCCTGCGGGCATGCGTCACCTCCGGGCGAACTGCTGGTAGATCCCCGCGACGGAGGCGTGCTTCTTGGCCGGTGCTGTCTTGGCCTTTGCGGTGGGGCGGGGCCAGGGCGGAATCTTGGGCGCCTTGCCCTTGGCCCAGTTGCCGGTGGCCCTCGTGTTGCTGTTGATCGCGTCGAAGAGATCGGCGCTCAGGTAGCGGTCGACGCCCCAGCCGAAGAGGTCCCGGCCGCCGGAGGCGAGGGCGACGGTCAGGGAGGTGTCGGGGAGCCTCTGCGCGAGCAGGAGCACCAGAGCGGGGCTTGGCCCCCGGCCTGCGATCACGTCACCGAGGTCGATGCCGTAGTGGAACCACAGGTCGGGGTACAGCCCCTCTCCGTACTCGTCGATCAGGCGGCAGAGGCCGAGGCTTCCCCCACCTGAGTGCTCGCGCCGTAGGTCTCGAAGATCTGGGCGAGCACGGCGAGGTCGCCGCCGATCGCAGCCAGGAGTGCGTCGGCCTTCTGGCCGTTGTCGGACACCAGGCGGATGGCGTCCTCCAGGAGGACCTGCTGATCGGCGTTGTCCGCTTCGAGCTGGTTCTGGAGCTCGTGAAGCTTGTCGCGGCTGGCCTTCGGCAGGCGGAGCGGGTTGATCAGGTGGACGACGTCGCCGCTGCCGAGGTCGATGTCGGTCGAGGCGTACTTGGCGTCTGCGGCGGCGCGTATGTCGTCAAGGGTGTAGCTGGCCAAGGGGGTTGTGACCTCCGGGGTGAGTCAGGGAGAGGGGAAGGACGGGGATCAGGGGGCCTGGCCGGCAGTCCACGCGGTGCCGTTCCAGTACGCCTTGGAGGCGTCGCCGAGAAGAACGTGCTTGCCGGTGGTCCACGCGGTGGCCGGGCTGGCGACGACGCCGGACATGGCCGCCAGGTTGGCCGGGGTGATCGCGCCGGTCGGGGTGAAGCCGCCGGGGGTTCCGGCGGTCGCGCCGGTCGCGGGCAAGTTGGTCGCGCCGAGCGGGGTCACCGCGTACGTCCAGGCGTTGGAGCCGTAGGCCATGGGCTTCACGCCGATCGGCAGGCCGGCCAGAGACTCGGTGTCCGAGAGGGACAGGTCGTCGGCCCGGTAGATCTCTGCCTTCGGGGCGTAGAAGGCGAAGTGGTGGGTGCCGTCGATGAACAGGGCGAGGAACGCGGCTACGGTCGGTGTCGGGTCGGTCGGGACGCCCACGCTGCCGTCGGGCAGGAGCGGCGCGTTCGAGCCGTAGAACAGGCGCAGGCCCGCCACGTCGAACTGCTGGAGGGTCAGCGCCATCGTCTCGGTGCGGGCGCCGTACTTGGTCCGCAGGTTCTTGTTCTGCAAGGTGCCGATGACGGTGGCGTCGCCGCCTTCGCTACTGATTCCGAAGATGTCTTCGAGGCTGGTGTGCCCGACGGTGTCCCAGGGGGATGTGGGGGCGAGCAGGTCGGTGGGGATCGGCGTGCCGGGCGGTGCGGTCAGGAAGTTTCCGCTGCCGACGACGAGTGTTGCGTCGTCGTTGATGGGCAAGAGCGAGGCTCCTTACTCAGGGGGATGGTTGGGCGTAAGGGCGGCTCCGCGGGCGCCGGATCTCGATCTGGTACGTGGTCTCGTACCGCCACACCCCCACCGGGAGGTCGGCGTACTGCACGGGCCCGGTCGAGGTCGCCCAGTCGGTTGCCCGGCGGGGCGCGGAGTTGATCTCCGCGCGGGTGATGTGGCCTCGGCCGGGGACGACCTTCTGGCGGAGCCAGGCGTCGCGGAGCACGACGCGGACGGCTTCGGCGAGGATCGCCGCGTCCTCGTCGCCGTCGGGGTCTTCGCAGAAGGTGTGGACCGTGACGAGGGCGGAGTCCACGAAGCGCGTGTCGCCGTTCCACTCGCCGAAGGTGGGAGCGCGGCGGACGAGCACGAGGGGGAACTTCTGGTCCTTGGCGATCAGCGACTGCACCCGGATGCCAGGCAGGCCCTCTCGCAGGAGGGCGAGCATCAGGTCTTCGACGGGGGAAAGTTCGGCGAGTGCCTTGATCTGGTCGGGAAGGCCGGCCACTACGGTTTGCGTCTCGCCTTCTCGTTGGGGACCTGCACGCGCGGGCGCCGCTTCTTGGGCAGGTTGGAGGCCCGGGTGAGGATGAACAGGCCCTCCATGGCTCCGACCTGCACCTCGAACTCGTTGCCGAACTTGTCCTTGCGGACGGCGGTGTAGCCGGAGCGGCCGAACTCGATCGAGGCCGCGGAGTTCGCATAGCTCTCGGCGGGGGCCTCGGGCCGGTTGGAGGTGTTCGAGTCGGCGAGGATGACGTACTTGTCGACGTCGCCTTCGTCGAGCTCGATGTGCGCGATGCCCTCGGCGCGGTGGGCCATGAGGAGCTCCTCGGCCCGGACGCCGATCTCGAACGCCTTGGCCTCCAGGGCGGCCTGCACCCCTTCGTTCAGGGCGAGGGCCTTCTCGAACTTCCGGCCGCGCACACTGGCGTAGAGGTAAGCCATCAGGGGCGCTCCCGGATGTCGATGCCCCAGTGCCGGGTGCGGCGCGATCCGTGGTGGTAGGCGGGAGGGGAGACGATGTCCCACTGCCGGCCGTCGAACTCCACGCGGGACCACAGGGTCACGTCGCTCAGGGCAGGGTCGACGAGCATGCGGACGATGTTGATCTGCTGCTGGCCGGGCACCTCGGCCTTCGAGGAGCGTTGGGGGATGAACGCGGCCCGCACCTCATGCGGTCCGTCGCCGTCCGCGACGAGGACCTCGTTGCCGCGCTTGTCGGTGACCGTGGTGGTCTTCCAGATCCGGGCCTTCTGGCCGCGCCTGCGCTGCACGCTCACCAGGGCCCCCGGTCGTCGGAGAAGAGGGGGAAACGGTCCCCGGCGTAGTCGACGGGGACGAAGCCGCCTGCGCCGGGGCGGATCTTGGAGTCCCAGGCGCTGATGGCGACGCTGGACAGGCCGGGCTTGCGTCCGCCGAGCTCGGCCAGGAGGCGGATCTCCTCGCGGGTGAAGTAGACGGTTCCGGCGTCCCGGCCGATGTCCGACCAGGCCAGCGTCTCGTCGCCCGCGCGGGACTGGGTGTAGCCGCCGGGGTTGCGCAGGTAGCGGGCCGCGGCCTTGAGGACGAGCGTCTTCACCAGGCGGGGTGCCTTGTCGGCGGGCCAGTCCCGGCCGTACTCGGCCGCCAGGTCCGAGGCGTCCTCCAGCGCCGTAGCGGCGATGCGCAGTTCGTCCTCGTCGAGCTCCCAGTCGAGGCGGCCCTTGAGCTCGGCGACAGTGGCGTACGCCATGGCGAGCCTCCTTTCGGGCAGGGCCCGGCAGGGGCCAGCTCAGGCGGGCTGGCCCCTGCACTCGGGGGTTAGGCGTTGGCCGGGTCGGTCTCCGGCTTCATGCCGGCCGGGGTCCACACCTTCGCGTCGGACACGCCGGTGATCTTGGCGAGCTCGGAGCCGGCGGCCGGGTAGTCGCTCTTGCCGTCGAGGGTGAGCTTGATGCCGCGCACGAAGTGCTCCTGGGTGGAGATGATCTCCTTCTCGGCCACGTCGTCCCAGCCGACCAGGATGTCCGTCACCGACCGGAACCCGTTGTAGGTGTTTACGACCGAGCGGTCCTGGAGGTACAGGGAGTCGTAGTCGCGAATCCACCGCAGGGCGATGCCCTCGAAGCTGGTGGTTGCACCGTAGGGGACGGACTGCGGCACGGACGGGGCGCCAGAGAGGAAGATGAACGCCGAGCTGGCGAACGCGTACGCGGTGTCGGCCGGGATGGTCTGGTCGACGACGATGCGGAAGCCCATGCGGTCGCCGAGCGACGCGGTCCGCAGGGCGGACTCGGCCTCGGCATCACCGATGTTCTGGGCCAGGTTCAGCTTGTCGTCGTTCAGCAGGGCGCTCTCGAAGTCGGAGCCGACCAGCAGGTAGCGGCCTTCCTTCGGCGCGTGGAACGCGTTGAGGACCCGGCGCGCCTCAATCAGCGCGGCCCGGAGGTTCTGCTGGGCGTTGCCGATCGTCGCGTTGTAGGTCTGACCGGTCAGCGTCTTGACGGCCCGGCGCTGGAGACCGCGCGCGACGGCCTTGACCTGCGGACGGAGCAGGGTCGACCACTGGTCGATGTCGAAGTCATTCTGCTCATCCGTGAGCTTGATCGCGCTGTACGAGTTGCCGCCGAACGACACGGCGATCTTCCGCTCGGCGTACTCGTCGAACTGGATCGGCGCCGAGCGGTCGTTGCGCCACGCATAGTCGTGGAACGGCAGGATGCCTTCCACCTTCATGCTGATGGTGTCGTTGTCGGCACCCTTGAACTGGTCTATGCCCTGCTTCTGGAACAGGTTGGGGATCAGGAGCTCCTGCTCCAGCATCCCGACAGCGGTGTTGACGAGCTTCTGCGGCTTGACGACCTGGTGCTGGTTGGTAGGCAAGGGGTTCTGTAACTCCGGGGGCGTAGAAAAGCCCCCGGTCAGCGGACCTGGGGGCTAGGGGGAACGTTTCTTCAAGGCGCTAGATGCGGCGGGAGCGGCGCGCGAGCTTGCGCGGGTCCATCTCCCCGTCGTCCTCGTCAGACGGGTTCAGGCCGCCGCCCAGGGACTCGGGGGCCGGCGGCGCGAGGAAGGACCGGAGCGACTTCGCGTCGGCCTCCAGCTCCTCGACGGTCGCGCCGCGAAGCCGGGCCGCGAGCGCCTCGGGCAGCTCGAAGCGGCGGGCGACCTGGGCGACCACGAGGGAGTGCTCCAGCTCGGCGTTCTTCGCCTTCACTTCGGCGAGCGCAGACTCGAACTCCTCCGGGCTCTTGGCCTCGGTCAGTCGCGTCTCAGCGTCACGCAGGCGTGTGCGATACGACGCAGCCTCAGTGCGAACCTTCGACAGCTCCTTGCGAGCCCAGTCTGGGAGTTCGTCCTCCGGCGACGGGGCGGGCGGGGGCTGCTCGTCGGGCTTGGTCTCGTCGGTGGGGTCAGTGTTCTGCTCAGACACGGTCACGCCTCCTGGGCTGTGGTGGTCGGTGGCCGCGCCGCCTGGGCTTCGGCCTGGTGGTGTGCGCGCTGCTGGGCTCGCAGGAAGCGGCGCCACGCGTTCAGCGCGCCCCTGCCGCTGTAGCCTTTGGTGACTTCCGGCCACAGCGCCTGGTACTGCCGGTTCAGCTCGAACAGGCCGCTGCCGTCGAACTGGTCGCGGCGGAAGACCGGCTCCGCGTAGCAGTGGCAGTGGTCGTGGAAGAGGTCGCCGTCCTTGTAGGTGGCGGACCGCTCGCTCTTGTAGGCGACTCCACGGCTGATCAACATCGCGCAGAAGCCGCACGGGGTGCCGGTGCGGGACAGCCGCACATACCCGAGGGCCCGGCGGTCGCGGCTGGTGTGGTTCCAGATCGCCGACCGGCCGCCGTTCATCGCGACCCGGGAGGCGGCCCCGGCCTGCTGGGCGCCCGCCTGGCGGTGGGCCTCCTCACGCTGCCGGTCCGCGTCCCTGGCGGCCTGCTGGTTGTCGACCTGCGCCAGCCGCTTGTCGAGGTTGCGGGTGCCGAGCGCGTCGAGGACGGTACGGAGTTCCTCCTCCGCCTCCCGCTCGATCCGCTCCTCGTCGTCGCGAAGGCCCTCCAACTCCTCGACGAGGATGCGCTCCCAGTCCTCCGCGTGGTCGTCGAGCTGGTGCTCGTCACCGTTCTGCGGTGCCTCCCGGGCGGCGTCTGCGGTGCGGCTGGCCTGCTCGCTGACCGGCTGGTCGGCCGCCTTGTCCGGGCGGGCGGAGCCGTCGGTGGACGGGGCCGGGGCGGGCACCTCGTAGGTGCCGGCCAGGGTGGCGAACTGGCGCCGCAGGTCGCCGAGCGTCACCGTCGAGGGCTCCGGGTGGTACGGGTCGGCGACCGTCGTACCGGTCTGGAGCGCGCGGGCCAGGCGGTAGTAGGCGCGGGCCAGGTCGCGGGCCATGCGCCTGCGGCCCATCACCAGCGTGATCGCCCGACGCAGCCAGCCCGGCGCCGTAGCCGCGCGTTGCGCGGCCGGGACCTCCGACCAGAGCTTGAACGCCTCGGCGGTGGTCTCGACGCCGATCTGGCTCAGGGCGAGGTGGAACGCCTCGGCCGCCTGGTCGGCTTCGGCCTGCCGCTTCACGCCGCCACCGGGGCGGGCCGGGCGGCCGGCTCAGGCGTTGCCCGCTTGAGCGCACTGGCCAACTGGCCGACCGAGTCGTCCTGTTCGGCCTTGTGCTCCCAGTCCTCCAGCTCGGTCTGGGTGACCCCGGGCACGCGCGCCCACAGGCCGCGAGCCGGGATGCCGAGCTGTTCGCGGAGCTTGCCGAGCGCGTCGGCGGACTGCGCGAGGCTGCGGGACTCCATGTCGCGCCACATGACCTCGCCCCGGTAGTCCCCAGCGGAGGCGATGTGCCCGGACAGCTCAGCCGCGAGACGGAAGACCCTCTCCCACGACTCGCCGAACGCGACGCGGAACTCCGCGATCTTCCTGCTCAGGGCAGTCTCGGCTGCCAGGAGGGCCTCGGCGCTCAAGTTGGCGATCTGGCCCAGGAGATGGTGCGGCGGGGTCTGGGAGACGGCACTCAGGTGCCGCACGGACATGTCGATCGAGTCGATGAACCCCTGCAACGGTGTCTCGTCCAGCGAGCCGAACCGCACGTCCGGGTCCTCGGCGAACAAGAACCGCTTCGCGTTGTGGTTGATCGGCAACGGCACGGGGTTGCCGGCCGCGTCCAGAACCGGCTCGCCCGTCTCCGGGTCGCGCTGGATCGGTGGCGCCATGCCGGAGACCGTCCGCACCTTGGTAGACCCGTAGGTCTGCGCGAGGAGCAGGTCGAAGACGCTCTGGTTGATGCGGTCCTGGAGGGCGATCATCGGCTCGATCACGCCGACGGTGCGGCCCTCCAGGTCGACCGAGGCGGCGAAGCGGGTGACCGGGCATTCGCTCGCGCCGTGCCGCCGCAGATCCGAGACGGTGACGCTGTCCGGGTCGTCCAGCGACAGGAAGCGCACCACATACTCGCTGCGGGCATCCCACAGCCGGGCCCGGCCCGGGTCGTCGCCCATCGGCCAGGTCACGACCGTCAACGCCGCGAAGGGCGTCTCGTCGTTGGCCGGGTCCTCGAACAGCGCGGCCGTCCGCAGCGCGGACAGGCCCTTCGTACGGACCTGCCCGTTGCGGGCCCGCTCGGTCAGCGTGAAGCTGTGGCCGTACGTCAGCGCGCCCCGGTACACCGCGGCCTGCCGCGCGTCGAGCCGACTGCGCTGCCAGTGCTCCCACTCCACGGTCGTGGAGTCCGCAGCGGCCGGCACGCCCCCGCCCGATTCGCCGGGCCGGAAGGCGTCGACGTACAGAGCCTGGGCGGGCGTCGAGACGAGCAGGGGCATCCAGTTGGACACCGCCCGCCTGGCCAGGAGCCGGTACTCGTCGTCGGCCTGCGGCGGCATGTACGGGTCGTCGTGCTGCCCGTGGAGGTAGTCGTCGATCCTGCGCAGTCGGGCACCGTCGCGGCCGAGGACGGCGAGGAGCTGCCGCGCGAGCGCGGCAGGAGAGACGGAGGCGGCCAGGGGAATCACCACCTTCGTTACACTCTTACCATCGGGTCACAGGAAGAAACCGCGGCCGGAGCGGGCGCGGACCTTCTTGCCTCGGGCGCGCAGGTCGACGAGGCACTCGTGCGCGAGCATCAGCGCCGCGTAGAGGTCGACTTTGCGGGGGCTGTCCTTCGACTCCTTGCCGAAGCTCAACCCGTAGTTGTTGGTGCGGCGGACCGCATTGAGGGCGTGCCGGCGCAAGGCTCGGTCGCCGTCGTGGCGGAGCTTGCGGTCGAGGATCGAGCGCAGGAGACGCTCGTGCGCGAGGGTGCTGGCCTTGAGCGAGGAGCGCATGTCCCAGCCGATCGAGTCCCGGCCGGGGGCCTTCACGGCCAGGCCCTCGCCGTAGGTGTCGGACCACTCGGAGATGTAGGACTCCCAGAGCGCGACGTCGGCGTACATGCCCTGGACCTTGAAGACGCGGAAGGCGTCGTGCACCGCCGAGTCGACCAGGTCGCGGGGGACCTCCCAGCCGTCGCCGCGTGGGCCGTCGGGCTTCTCCCACAGGCCGAGCACGAAGGCCGCCATGTCGCTCACGCGCAGAGCCACCAGAGCTGTGCTGTCGTCGCGGAGGCCGCCGTCGAACCCGATCACGATCTCGTCGCCGGGCTTGAGCACCTTGGTCTCGTCGCGGAGCACGTCCCAGTCCGCCGGGCCGAGGAGGGCGTCCTCGCTCGCCACGATCTGGTTCAGCCACATCCGCCGCGAGCGCGAGGGCGCCAGCGTGGTGTCGAGGATGGACTGGAGGATCGTCTCGACCCTCAACCAGATGGCGTCACCGCGGATCTTCGGCAGGACGATCCGGATGGCCTCCGGGGTCAGCGGAGTCGCGGGGTGGGCCTCGATCGAGTCGTACATGAACCCGATGTCCGAGGCTCGGCCTTCGCGGATCTTCTCGAATGCCTCGCGCATTCGCTCGGCAACGGAATCCTCGCCGGGCAGATATGCATTGGTGATCGCCAGATAGCGCGAATCTTTCTTCGTCGCATTTCCGTCGATCGTCTCGTACATTCGGTCGCCGCCATTGCCGGTGACCCAGTGGTGCGTTTCATTGAGAACGGTGAACGTGGACTAAGGAGCGCGCGCCTTCGAGGGCGCGGTAGCTGCTTGTCACCGCCTCAAGTCGCTGGCGTCCGCCGTGGGCTCGAATCAATTCGGCGCCGGCCTTGATGCCGTACGTCTCGATGAGCTTGTCGCTCATGAGGCTCGGCATCAGCGTCATGGTGTTGCGGGTCTGGTCGCGGCTGACGGCCGCGATCTGCACCCACGCCTGGGGATGCGGCACGCCCACCGGCCGGCCGTCCTCGTCCCAGTGCGAGAAGCGGCTCGGGCCGACGAACTCGACCAGGGCCACGACCGCCAACAGCGGGTCCTTGCCCCAGCCCTTGAGCCGCTGCAACACGCCCTTGCGGTAGACGAAGCGGCCGGTGTCGTCGACCGCGTACCACCAGAGCACCCAGCGCAGTTGCTCGCGGGTGAATCGCCAGGGGCCGCCGTCCTCGCTCTTGAGGTACTCGGCAGCCCAGCCGGCCACCTGCCAGCCGATGGTGTGCTCGGGGAGCGTCCACGATCCGTCCGGCTCCCGCAGCCACGTGGGCCCGAGGAAGCTCGGTTCGAGGGCGTCGATCTCTTCCTCGGTCAGTGCGGCGGGAGCCTTCGGCATGCGGCTCACCCCCGGCGTTACTCGGCGAGTCCGAGGTCCTTCTTGTAGTCGGCGATGGCGAGCACCGCGGCCGACTGGACCTCGGGCTCCGGCTCGTGCAGCTCGATGCGCACCCGGCGCCGGTCACCCTCGGACACGAGGAGGCGCTCGAAAGCGGAGTAGATCGTCTGGAGCATCTGGCCGCTCCGTTTACCGGCGTTCTTGTAATGGCTCAGGTCTTCGCACAGAGAAAAGGCGAAGGCCCAGT is a window encoding:
- a CDS encoding terminase encodes the protein MYETIDGNATKKDSRYLAITNAYLPGEDSVAERMREAFEKIREGRASDIGFMYDSIEAHPATPLTPEAIRIVLPKIRGDAIWLRVETILQSILDTTLAPSRSRRMWLNQIVASEDALLGPADWDVLRDETKVLKPGDEIVIGFDGGLRDDSTALVALRVSDMAAFVLGLWEKPDGPRGDGWEVPRDLVDSAVHDAFRVFKVQGMYADVALWESYISEWSDTYGEGLAVKAPGRDSIGWDMRSSLKASTLAHERLLRSILDRKLRHDGDRALRRHALNAVRRTNNYGLSFGKESKDSPRKVDLYAALMLAHECLVDLRARGKKVRARSGRGFFL
- a CDS encoding phage head completion protein — its product is MSVQRRRGQKARIWKTTTVTDKRGNEVLVADGDGPHEVRAAFIPQRSSKAEVPGQQQINIVRMLVDPALSDVTLWSRVEFDGRQWDIVSPPAYHHGSRRTRHWGIDIRERP
- a CDS encoding phage tail assembly protein — translated: MASYTLDDIRAAADAKYASTDIDLGSGDVVHLINPLRLPKASRDKLHELQNQLEADNADQQVLLEDAIRLVSDNGQKADALLAAIGGDLAVLAQIFETYGASTQVGEASASAA
- a CDS encoding phage portal protein, whose protein sequence is MVIPLAASVSPAALARQLLAVLGRDGARLRRIDDYLHGQHDDPYMPPQADDEYRLLARRAVSNWMPLLVSTPAQALYVDAFRPGESGGGVPAAADSTTVEWEHWQRSRLDARQAAVYRGALTYGHSFTLTERARNGQVRTKGLSALRTAALFEDPANDETPFAALTVVTWPMGDDPGRARLWDARSEYVVRFLSLDDPDSVTVSDLRRHGASECPVTRFAASVDLEGRTVGVIEPMIALQDRINQSVFDLLLAQTYGSTKVRTVSGMAPPIQRDPETGEPVLDAAGNPVPLPINHNAKRFLFAEDPDVRFGSLDETPLQGFIDSIDMSVRHLSAVSQTPPHHLLGQIANLSAEALLAAETALSRKIAEFRVAFGESWERVFRLAAELSGHIASAGDYRGEVMWRDMESRSLAQSADALGKLREQLGIPARGLWARVPGVTQTELEDWEHKAEQDDSVGQLASALKRATPEPAARPAPVAA